Proteins encoded together in one Chryseobacterium sp. G0201 window:
- a CDS encoding alpha/beta fold hydrolase produces the protein MSTLKLKDGTEIFYKDQGKGQTLMFHHGWPLSSDDWDAQVIFFLQKGYRVITHDRRGHGRSSQDIYNHTIEQYAADAAELVEFLDLKDVVHIGHSTGGGEVIRYVNKYANGRAKKAVLISAVPPIMVQSDSNPDGVPMSVFDGIRDQTLNNRQQFYIDLTFPFYGYNREGADVKEGVQRNWWRQGMMGGIVAHYDGIKAFSETDFREDLQVVDIPVLVLHGEDDQIVPYQNAALKSIKLLKNGTLITYPGFPHGMPTTHADVINKDLLEFIQS, from the coding sequence ATGAGCACACTAAAATTAAAAGACGGAACAGAAATTTTTTACAAAGATCAAGGAAAAGGACAAACATTAATGTTTCACCACGGATGGCCTTTATCATCAGATGATTGGGATGCACAGGTAATTTTCTTCTTACAGAAAGGCTACAGAGTGATCACTCATGACAGAAGAGGTCACGGACGTTCTAGCCAAGATATTTACAATCATACCATTGAACAATATGCTGCTGATGCTGCAGAATTAGTGGAGTTTCTTGACTTGAAAGATGTTGTTCACATCGGACATTCTACAGGTGGTGGTGAAGTTATAAGATACGTTAACAAATATGCGAATGGAAGAGCTAAAAAAGCAGTTTTAATCAGTGCAGTTCCACCAATTATGGTTCAGAGCGACAGCAATCCGGATGGTGTTCCGATGTCTGTTTTTGACGGCATCAGAGATCAGACTCTTAATAACAGACAACAGTTTTATATTGACCTTACTTTCCCTTTCTACGGATACAACAGAGAAGGAGCTGATGTAAAAGAAGGCGTACAGAGAAACTGGTGGAGACAAGGAATGATGGGCGGAATCGTTGCTCATTACGACGGTATCAAAGCGTTTTCTGAAACAGATTTCAGAGAAGATTTACAAGTGGTTGATATTCCGGTTTTGGTTCTTCACGGTGAAGATGATCAGATCGTGCCTTACCAAAATGCCGCTCTAAAATCAATTAAATTATTGAAAAACGGAACATTAATTACATATCCTGGTTTCCCTCACGGAATGCCGACTACTCATGCTGATGTCATTAATAAAGATCTTTTAGAATTTATACAGTCTTAA
- a CDS encoding DsbA family protein — protein MSLKPSVSNTDHTQGNQDADLVIVEYGDYQCPYCGAAYPVLKELMSQFGNQIKFVFRNFPLSEMHQYARPAALAAEAANLQGKFWEMHDAIYENQEYLNENFLLELAQKLHLNINQFKTDLEKPELAEKIDADFESGIISGVNGTPSFFVNGKKFDGGVEDLFQLLNEKTVS, from the coding sequence ATGTCATTAAAACCATCCGTCAGCAATACTGACCACACACAAGGCAATCAGGATGCCGATTTAGTCATCGTAGAATATGGAGATTATCAATGTCCGTACTGTGGAGCAGCTTATCCAGTTTTAAAAGAATTGATGAGCCAGTTCGGAAATCAGATCAAGTTTGTCTTTAGAAACTTTCCATTATCTGAAATGCATCAATATGCCAGACCGGCGGCACTCGCGGCAGAGGCAGCCAATTTACAGGGGAAATTCTGGGAAATGCATGATGCGATCTATGAAAATCAGGAGTATTTGAATGAAAATTTCCTGTTGGAGTTGGCACAAAAATTACATTTAAATATTAATCAGTTCAAAACAGATCTTGAAAAACCGGAATTGGCAGAAAAGATTGATGCAGATTTCGAAAGCGGAATCATCAGCGGAGTAAACGGGACACCTTCATTTTTTGTCAACGGAAAAAAATTCGATGGCGGCGTGGAAGATCTGTTTCAGCTGTTGAACGAAAAGACGGTTTCTTAA
- a CDS encoding YoaK family protein, translating into MDKSAISESVSFSADQIRIQERLAIFLALIAGYIDATGLIKWKTYVSFMSGNTTQLGTALSTDKYDVIITSVIVIGSFLLGIYAGTCLSLCKRIKNQILTFYIVSGILIFYTIIAYFYNINTISAVAIVGFSMGIMNTIVTSVGNQKVNTDFVTGTLNSLARNAAMSSMTHDKTERKQYKANAIHLLLLWIGFLSGAFTAPFLLSFLGNWSLDFPALLLLICGSWISVFNITLNTNT; encoded by the coding sequence ATGGATAAGTCTGCAATTTCAGAAAGCGTTTCTTTTTCAGCCGACCAGATCAGGATACAGGAACGATTAGCCATATTTCTTGCTTTAATTGCAGGATATATCGATGCCACAGGTCTTATCAAATGGAAAACATACGTGTCTTTTATGAGTGGAAACACCACGCAGCTAGGTACAGCACTTTCTACTGATAAATATGACGTTATCATCACATCAGTTATTGTTATTGGAAGTTTTCTGTTGGGAATCTATGCCGGAACCTGTTTATCATTATGTAAAAGAATTAAGAACCAAATATTAACATTTTACATAGTTTCAGGAATTTTGATTTTCTATACAATAATTGCTTATTTTTATAATATCAATACTATTTCCGCTGTTGCAATTGTTGGATTTTCAATGGGAATTATGAATACGATCGTAACTTCTGTCGGGAATCAAAAAGTAAATACAGATTTTGTGACCGGAACATTAAACAGCCTGGCAAGAAACGCCGCAATGTCGAGTATGACCCATGACAAAACAGAAAGAAAACAATATAAAGCCAACGCTATCCATCTTTTATTGCTTTGGATCGGCTTTTTATCCGGTGCATTTACAGCTCCTTTCCTACTCTCTTTTTTGGGGAATTGGTCTTTGGATTTTCCTGCACTATTATTACTGATTTGTGGATCATGGATTTCAGTTTTTAATATTACACTTAACACAAACACTTAA
- a CDS encoding cupin domain-containing protein — translation MKNESLSFKYELEKKEPRTNDGGTTRGASVTDFPASIGIAGVSMRLQPGSMRELHWHANAAEWAYVISGTVRTTIIHPDGHSYVDNFEPGDVWYFPKGYGHSIQATGTEECHFILIFDNGNFSEDHTFSVTDFVSCMPPEIVAQNLGLTLEEVAALPQKEAYFAAGIVPDELSFNATARPEESDIQLTSFHRYPLHAQQPRIVPGGGLQRLVTSKEFPISSTMSGSIIQLQPGALREMHWHPNADEWQYYISGQAEMSVFLAESTVVTEEFNAGDVGYVPMGAGHYIKNTGDTVCKILIGFNSGTYQSIDLSEWLAGNPKDVVITNFGLKDGEIEKFPKEKVFIQPKK, via the coding sequence ATGAAAAACGAATCATTAAGCTTCAAATACGAACTAGAGAAAAAAGAACCCCGCACCAATGATGGCGGAACTACAAGAGGAGCTTCTGTCACGGATTTCCCTGCTTCTATAGGTATTGCCGGAGTTTCTATGAGATTACAGCCGGGAAGCATGAGAGAATTACACTGGCACGCCAACGCTGCAGAATGGGCTTACGTGATTTCAGGAACTGTTCGTACAACGATTATTCATCCTGATGGACACAGTTATGTTGATAATTTTGAGCCGGGCGATGTTTGGTATTTCCCTAAAGGTTACGGGCACTCAATACAGGCAACAGGAACAGAAGAATGTCATTTTATTTTAATTTTTGACAATGGTAATTTTTCCGAAGATCATACATTCAGTGTTACAGATTTTGTTTCATGCATGCCACCTGAAATTGTTGCTCAAAACTTAGGATTAACCCTTGAAGAAGTTGCAGCATTACCACAAAAAGAAGCTTATTTTGCGGCAGGAATTGTTCCTGATGAATTATCATTTAATGCAACTGCCCGTCCGGAAGAATCAGATATACAATTAACAAGTTTTCATCGTTATCCTTTGCACGCACAACAACCGAGAATTGTTCCCGGAGGAGGTTTACAAAGATTGGTTACCAGTAAAGAATTTCCTATCAGCAGTACCATGTCGGGTTCAATTATACAATTACAGCCTGGCGCTTTAAGAGAAATGCACTGGCATCCCAACGCTGACGAATGGCAGTATTATATTTCCGGACAGGCAGAAATGTCGGTTTTCTTGGCAGAAAGTACGGTGGTAACTGAAGAATTTAATGCAGGAGATGTCGGTTATGTACCAATGGGAGCCGGACATTATATTAAAAATACAGGAGATACGGTTTGTAAAATTTTAATTGGATTTAATAGCGGAACGTATCAGTCAATCGATCTAAGCGAATGGCTAGCCGGAAACCCGAAAGATGTTGTGATAACTAATTTTGGATTAAAAGACGGCGAAATAGAAAAATTTCCGAAAGAGAAGGTTTTTATTCAGCCTAAAAAATAA
- a CDS encoding antibiotic biosynthesis monooxygenase — MENQGASVVITHHILDGKQKEYENWLKEIVPLTKHSEGFIDHQIVRPIPDLTFVYTVIIRFDTITNLKKWMESNSRKNLIEKATPLFRKNDKYQIKSGLDFLFNTENEGNKVPVRWKQFLATWSAIYPLSIMIPLILIPLLRFLKIPANHYFDALINSGIVVFMMVFVVMPNYTKLIKKWLYK; from the coding sequence ATGGAAAATCAAGGTGCGTCAGTTGTGATTACCCATCACATTTTGGATGGTAAGCAGAAAGAATATGAAAATTGGTTAAAGGAAATCGTTCCGCTTACCAAACATTCCGAAGGTTTTATTGATCATCAGATTGTGCGTCCAATTCCTGATTTAACCTTTGTTTATACCGTGATTATTCGATTTGACACCATCACAAATCTTAAAAAATGGATGGAATCTAACAGTCGAAAAAATTTGATTGAAAAAGCAACTCCTCTATTCAGAAAAAACGATAAATATCAAATAAAATCAGGATTAGATTTTCTATTTAACACTGAAAATGAAGGAAATAAAGTCCCTGTTCGATGGAAACAGTTTCTGGCAACCTGGTCTGCGATTTATCCGTTGTCTATTATGATCCCACTAATCTTAATTCCATTGTTAAGATTTTTAAAAATTCCTGCAAATCATTATTTTGATGCATTGATCAATTCAGGAATTGTTGTTTTTATGATGGTATTTGTTGTAATGCCCAATTATACAAAACTGATTAAAAAATGGCTGTATAAATAA
- a CDS encoding hybrid sensor histidine kinase/response regulator: MINTFSIMGNKRFSYFIILTFIAGTILLIAVQLNSAKNTKELIQNNNTLLNELRSSNHLREIDRDILGVESRIRASIATNDTTHLEGINQKINQIENFLDSLSKDNTDPEEERLIHRLSVLAMEKKTTKEKLLQRYLSLGNMNDNTSIANPRARLISNEITAITAKIYESRRLHMVELSKRSEEMGRKARLYDISLLILLILSGAVVGYHILRQFKRQRLLIEDLDIAEKKASIAAQAKENFLANMSHEIRTPLSGILGFTNLLQKRPLDAISTEFVSSIQRSGENLMAIINDILDLSKIEAGMMRITPGTFIINGLVNSVETFFLERAKEKELTISSKVDPSIPDTLKGDATRLTQILVNLIGNAIKFTHHGKVNIEVYKKSQTETEIVLGFKISDTGIGIDKEKLSEVFERFNQGEESTTRNYGGTGLGLSIVKKLILLQNGDINVESEQGKGTTFSFYIPYGISEEQLNTTTAVNTDYFKDKSNAPLRVLVVDDNTVNQSLMKHLLLQWNINFDIVSNGLEAVQQLINQTYDLVLMDIQMPQMDGYAATQQIREVLKLDVPIIAMTAHALAGEREKCLSRGMNEYISKPIKEEELFKLISNFGLEEIPQTEMKAEKIMSNFQYIDLTYMQSISGGDIKFEKTVTQQFIDIIPQHLQQLVTAYQNNEFTTVKLRAHDLKSSTAIMGILPLLEEKLNILEMATEQNTTLEQALEEVKNITNLALDEAKIFAESL; the protein is encoded by the coding sequence ATGATCAATACATTTTCTATAATGGGAAACAAACGATTTAGCTATTTTATAATTCTTACATTCATTGCAGGAACTATATTATTGATAGCTGTTCAGCTCAATTCAGCTAAAAATACGAAAGAACTTATCCAAAATAACAACACGCTTCTCAACGAACTGCGTTCCAGCAATCATTTAAGGGAAATAGACCGTGATATTTTGGGTGTAGAAAGCAGAATACGAGCTTCTATCGCTACCAATGACACTACCCATTTGGAAGGTATCAATCAGAAAATCAATCAGATCGAAAATTTCCTCGATTCTCTTTCAAAAGACAATACGGATCCCGAAGAAGAACGGTTGATACACAGACTCAGCGTTCTTGCAATGGAGAAAAAGACGACCAAGGAGAAATTATTACAGCGTTATCTTTCTTTGGGAAATATGAATGATAATACGTCTATTGCCAATCCACGTGCAAGATTAATTTCCAACGAAATCACAGCAATTACAGCAAAAATCTACGAAAGTCGCCGACTACATATGGTTGAACTCAGTAAACGAAGCGAAGAAATGGGAAGAAAAGCCAGACTTTATGATATTTCTTTATTAATTTTATTGATATTGAGTGGCGCTGTCGTTGGCTATCACATACTTCGTCAGTTCAAAAGACAACGATTATTAATAGAAGATCTGGATATTGCAGAAAAGAAAGCTTCCATCGCCGCGCAAGCCAAAGAAAATTTCCTAGCCAATATGAGTCATGAAATACGCACTCCGTTAAGTGGTATTTTAGGTTTTACCAATTTATTACAAAAAAGACCTTTGGATGCGATTTCTACAGAATTTGTGTCATCTATTCAGCGGTCGGGAGAAAATTTAATGGCCATCATTAATGACATTCTGGATTTATCTAAAATAGAAGCAGGAATGATGCGAATCACACCCGGAACCTTCATTATTAACGGATTGGTAAATTCTGTAGAAACATTTTTCCTTGAACGCGCAAAAGAAAAAGAACTGACGATTTCCAGCAAAGTAGATCCATCAATTCCGGATACGTTGAAGGGCGATGCAACAAGACTCACCCAAATTTTAGTCAATCTTATCGGTAATGCAATAAAATTTACCCATCACGGAAAAGTAAATATTGAGGTTTATAAAAAATCTCAAACTGAGACCGAAATTGTTCTTGGATTCAAGATCTCTGATACCGGAATAGGAATCGATAAAGAAAAATTGAGTGAAGTTTTTGAAAGATTTAATCAAGGAGAAGAATCTACCACAAGAAATTATGGCGGAACAGGTTTAGGATTGTCTATTGTTAAAAAATTAATTCTTTTACAAAATGGTGACATCAATGTTGAGAGTGAACAGGGAAAAGGGACGACTTTCAGTTTTTACATTCCTTACGGTATTTCGGAAGAACAACTCAATACAACAACTGCTGTTAATACTGATTATTTTAAAGATAAATCAAATGCGCCTTTGCGTGTTTTGGTCGTAGATGATAATACGGTCAATCAAAGTCTGATGAAACATCTGCTTTTACAATGGAATATTAATTTCGACATTGTTTCTAATGGTTTGGAAGCAGTTCAACAACTTATTAATCAAACTTATGATTTGGTTTTGATGGATATTCAGATGCCTCAGATGGATGGCTATGCTGCAACTCAACAGATACGTGAAGTCTTGAAATTGGATGTTCCAATCATCGCAATGACCGCACATGCACTCGCCGGCGAAAGAGAAAAATGCCTGAGCCGAGGGATGAATGAATATATCTCCAAACCTATAAAAGAGGAAGAACTTTTTAAATTAATATCAAATTTCGGATTAGAAGAAATTCCTCAAACTGAAATGAAAGCTGAGAAAATAATGTCCAACTTTCAATACATAGATCTAACCTATATGCAATCCATAAGCGGTGGTGATATAAAATTTGAAAAAACCGTTACGCAGCAGTTTATCGATATTATTCCGCAACATTTGCAACAGCTCGTGACAGCTTATCAGAACAATGAATTTACAACGGTAAAACTCAGAGCGCACGATCTAAAATCCAGCACAGCTATCATGGGAATTCTCCCCTTATTAGAAGAAAAACTGAATATCCTCGAAATGGCTACAGAACAAAATACAACACTGGAACAGGCTTTGGAAGAGGTGAAAAACATTACCAATTTAGCACTTGACGAAGCGAAAATTTTCGCGGAATCATTATAA
- a CDS encoding LytR/AlgR family response regulator transcription factor, translating to MKALIVDDNDIARTTLAHLAKQIPDLTIVNEYSNAIEAYHYLQTNPVDLIFLDIEMPEMTGIELTKTLSGKDTIIIFTSSNKEYALEAFELNIADYILKPITPARFLQVMSKAKAIFDSKKENVQVNKDEFLFVRDSNITRRLKLDDIFYAEAMGDYVKFYTKEKMFAIHGTMKSAEERLPKDHFIRVHRSYIIAVGKIDTLQDGGIMINGKFIPVADAYRKALNTRMNVF from the coding sequence ATGAAAGCTTTGATCGTTGATGACAATGATATAGCAAGAACTACTTTGGCTCATCTGGCAAAACAGATTCCGGATCTTACGATTGTAAATGAATACTCCAATGCTATAGAAGCTTACCATTATTTGCAGACCAATCCGGTAGATCTGATATTTTTGGATATCGAAATGCCTGAAATGACGGGAATTGAATTAACGAAAACTCTTTCAGGCAAAGATACCATCATCATTTTTACATCTTCAAACAAAGAATACGCTTTGGAGGCTTTTGAACTGAATATTGCCGATTATATCTTAAAACCCATCACTCCCGCAAGATTTTTGCAGGTAATGAGCAAGGCAAAGGCTATTTTTGACAGTAAAAAGGAGAATGTTCAGGTGAATAAGGATGAGTTTTTATTCGTCAGAGATTCAAATATTACGAGACGTTTGAAGCTGGATGATATTTTTTATGCCGAAGCAATGGGCGATTACGTAAAGTTTTACACCAAAGAAAAAATGTTTGCCATACACGGAACCATGAAATCTGCGGAAGAACGTTTACCGAAAGACCATTTTATAAGAGTTCATCGCTCTTATATAATTGCAGTCGGAAAAATTGATACCCTTCAGGATGGCGGAATCATGATCAATGGTAAATTTATTCCTGTGGCCGATGCTTACAGAAAAGCGCTCAACACAAGAATGAATGTGTTTTAA
- a CDS encoding Dps family protein: MKANIGITEKNTEAVAEQLAKLLADEFVLYTKTRNAHWNVTGDNFHAMHIFFENQYKQLDELIDSVAERMRKIGHYAPATMKLYLELTHLTEYSDRTNDGLGFMKDLLSDHESIIEFLRGNITPFAEEYKDFGTSDFITGLMETHEEMAWMIRSYFR, from the coding sequence ATGAAAGCAAACATTGGTATCACAGAAAAAAACACAGAAGCAGTTGCAGAACAATTGGCAAAATTATTAGCTGACGAATTTGTATTGTATACAAAAACAAGAAATGCACACTGGAACGTTACTGGTGATAATTTTCACGCGATGCATATTTTCTTTGAAAATCAGTACAAACAATTAGACGAACTGATTGACAGTGTTGCAGAACGTATGCGTAAAATCGGACATTATGCGCCTGCAACAATGAAACTCTATTTGGAGCTTACCCATCTTACAGAATACAGCGATAGAACAAATGACGGTTTAGGTTTCATGAAAGATCTATTGAGCGATCACGAAAGTATCATTGAATTTCTACGTGGAAACATCACCCCTTTTGCAGAAGAATACAAAGATTTCGGAACCAGCGATTTTATTACAGGCCTTATGGAAACTCACGAAGAAATGGCTTGGATGATCCGTTCTTACTTCAGATAA
- a CDS encoding bacteriocin-like protein produces MKNLKKLNRNELKTISGNGLLDNIGGLVGGIRYIVLF; encoded by the coding sequence ATGAAAAACTTAAAAAAATTAAACAGAAACGAATTGAAAACAATTTCCGGTAACGGACTACTTGATAACATTGGTGGTTTAGTAGGCGGTATAAGGTATATCGTTCTTTTTTAG
- a CDS encoding condensation domain-containing protein: MMKRKLMLVERIMYVDSETPLNLVFTAKINGEISEDSFKIALDKIQQKHPLLRVSIDYKSAKYPFFIEEKEIAPIPLRIVERKTDQDWISESENEWYRLFEDNKKPMAQLVWVKGEKISEILWVMPHCLCDGTTGITLIRELLTLLDNPSIELNSYEGFDSVSDFLPADFNLTKKKRKARFYLMMAKLFFLIQSKSKNRNQGKNYALHRKLDASVSKKIVEKCKANEISVHSLLCSAFMQAFKEVQGKNAKGKVISPVDVRHFIPEIKQDHIFAFAPTVELSLKKGNQDILENSRHIKKELLQKIEKMEARELLWMGENMHPVVERMISMLKSSKGGHDITLSNMGRIDIPNEYKNFKVETIFSPTVAFPWLNSNTLVTTTYNQEMDFTFMSNESFLPKEEAIKIKDKAIELLTS, from the coding sequence ATGATGAAACGAAAACTAATGTTGGTAGAAAGAATCATGTATGTAGATTCTGAAACTCCTCTAAATTTGGTATTTACTGCAAAAATCAACGGTGAAATCTCGGAAGATAGTTTTAAAATTGCTTTGGATAAAATTCAACAGAAACATCCTTTGTTGAGGGTTTCCATTGATTATAAAAGTGCAAAATATCCTTTTTTTATTGAAGAAAAAGAGATTGCGCCAATTCCACTTCGAATTGTAGAACGAAAAACGGATCAAGACTGGATTTCGGAATCAGAAAATGAATGGTACAGACTTTTTGAGGACAACAAAAAGCCAATGGCTCAGCTCGTTTGGGTAAAAGGTGAAAAGATATCCGAAATTCTTTGGGTAATGCCTCATTGTCTTTGCGATGGAACAACAGGTATTACTTTGATTCGCGAACTTTTAACTTTATTAGACAATCCTTCCATTGAATTAAATTCATACGAGGGCTTTGATTCTGTTAGTGATTTTCTGCCAGCAGATTTTAATTTAACAAAGAAAAAACGAAAAGCCCGATTTTATTTAATGATGGCGAAATTATTCTTTTTAATTCAATCAAAAAGCAAAAACAGGAACCAAGGAAAAAATTACGCGCTTCACCGAAAACTGGACGCTTCAGTTTCCAAAAAAATAGTTGAAAAATGCAAAGCGAATGAAATTTCTGTTCATTCTTTGTTGTGTTCGGCTTTTATGCAGGCTTTTAAAGAGGTTCAGGGTAAAAATGCCAAAGGAAAAGTGATCAGTCCGGTGGATGTTCGTCATTTTATTCCGGAAATTAAGCAGGATCATATTTTTGCATTTGCTCCGACAGTTGAACTGTCATTAAAAAAAGGAAATCAGGATATATTGGAAAACTCCAGACACATCAAAAAAGAACTTCTTCAAAAAATTGAAAAGATGGAGGCAAGAGAATTGTTGTGGATGGGCGAAAATATGCATCCAGTTGTTGAGCGCATGATTTCTATGCTAAAATCAAGCAAAGGCGGGCATGATATTACTTTATCCAACATGGGAAGAATTGATATTCCGAATGAGTATAAAAATTTTAAAGTTGAAACCATTTTTAGTCCGACGGTTGCTTTTCCATGGCTGAATTCAAACACTTTGGTTACAACAACTTATAATCAGGAAATGGATTTTACATTCATGTCTAATGAAAGTTTTCTTCCAAAAGAAGAAGCAATAAAAATTAAAGATAAAGCTATTGAACTGTTGACTTCATGA
- a CDS encoding condensation domain-containing protein codes for MKRKLLFGERMLLGDGTEPFNTVIPFRLKGTFSLKNIQHALNLLQVKHPWLKAVIKHDEKNIPWFEVSEKAKIPIRILAKRRENDWLEESKNEWYKIFNYKEQPLMRFVWIKGDETSEMMFVFHHCLCDGGSALSLLDEFLKLLDNPTYDIGLENPILGIQDVVPSEILSNRGQQLKAKVIGRLAATAIKYIPVNKKSIDRQSDYLINWTFDQETSKELISYCKSQKVTVNTFLCATVLKAFEKIRKEKAFNKVSCPVDIRRFANQIKDDHIFAFGLMIVVSLNKKFGFEENLKLMQAAVDKKTSKLNPYITMMVMESAHDALTNFTKLLKNGKSSNDCMFSNLGSIQIAHQYNDFSLENIFSPSVIGPLGNTTTMVTSTFRGEMNFSFMGSEGYLPYSDALAIRDEVTKMVKQQLETLALS; via the coding sequence ATGAAAAGAAAATTGTTATTTGGCGAACGAATGTTGCTTGGAGACGGAACAGAACCTTTCAACACGGTAATTCCTTTCAGGTTGAAGGGTACATTTAGCTTGAAAAATATTCAACATGCTTTGAATCTGCTTCAGGTAAAACATCCGTGGTTAAAGGCCGTCATTAAACATGATGAAAAGAATATTCCCTGGTTTGAGGTATCAGAAAAAGCAAAAATCCCGATCCGAATTCTAGCCAAAAGGCGCGAAAATGACTGGCTGGAAGAATCTAAAAACGAATGGTACAAAATATTCAATTACAAAGAACAACCTCTCATGCGATTTGTCTGGATCAAAGGAGATGAAACTTCAGAAATGATGTTTGTGTTTCACCATTGTTTATGCGATGGTGGCTCGGCTTTGTCTTTATTGGATGAGTTTTTAAAATTGCTTGATAATCCGACATATGATATTGGGTTGGAAAATCCGATTTTAGGCATTCAGGATGTTGTTCCTAGTGAAATTTTATCTAATCGCGGACAGCAATTGAAGGCAAAAGTGATCGGAAGATTGGCTGCAACAGCGATCAAATATATTCCTGTCAATAAAAAATCGATTGACCGACAAAGCGATTATTTAATTAATTGGACATTCGATCAAGAAACTAGTAAGGAATTAATTTCTTATTGTAAATCTCAAAAAGTTACCGTTAATACGTTTTTATGCGCAACAGTTTTAAAAGCATTTGAAAAAATCAGGAAAGAAAAAGCCTTCAATAAAGTTTCGTGTCCGGTTGATATCAGGCGTTTTGCGAATCAGATCAAAGATGATCACATTTTTGCTTTTGGATTGATGATCGTAGTTTCGCTGAATAAAAAATTCGGTTTTGAAGAAAATTTAAAGCTGATGCAGGCAGCGGTCGATAAAAAAACATCCAAACTCAATCCGTACATCACAATGATGGTGATGGAATCTGCGCATGATGCATTAACAAACTTCACTAAATTATTAAAAAACGGAAAATCTTCCAACGATTGCATGTTTTCTAATTTGGGAAGTATTCAGATCGCTCATCAATACAATGATTTTTCATTGGAAAATATTTTCAGTCCGTCCGTGATCGGGCCTTTGGGAAACACAACGACGATGGTTACTTCAACTTTCCGAGGGGAAATGAATTTTTCTTTCATGGGAAGCGAAGGTTATTTGCCTTATTCAGACGCTTTGGCGATTCGTGATGAGGTGACCAAAATGGTTAAACAACAACTTGAAACTTTAGCCTTATCATGA